The Micromonospora sp. NBC_00421 DNA window GGCGTCCCGCAGCCCCGGCACCGCCCGGTAGGTGGCGGCGGCGATGTCGTCGCCGGGCTCGTGCCGGGTGACGCAGCCGAGGGTCTCCAGACAGTCGAGGAACTTGTAGAGCCGCAGCGGGCGCACCCCGAACCGGGCGGCCAACGCGTCGAGGCGTACCGGGCCGGGTTCCAGCGCGTCGAGCAGGCCGAGGGCCAGCGCGGTCTCCAGCACGTCGACGGCCTTGGGCCCGTTGAAGAGCAGGCTCATCAGCGCCCGGGGCGACAGGGTGACGGTCACCGGCACAGCTCCTCGTCCAGCGCGTCCATGAACGCGTCCACCTCGTCGAGGGTGTTGTAGACGTGCGGTCCGACCCGCAGCCAACCCCGCCAGCTGCAGATCATGCTCCGCGCGGCCAACCGCCGCTTGACCGCCTCGCCGTCGGCGACGTCGAGGCACACCACCCCGCCGCGACGCTCCGGGTCGGTGGGGCTGACCACCGTGATACCGGCCGCCGCCGCCCGGTCCAGGACCCGCTGGGTGAGGGCCAGCGAGTGCCGCCGGATCGCCGCGGTGCCGACCCCCGCCAGCAGGTCCAGGCCGACCTGGGAGGCCAGCGAGGTCAGCGGGTACGGCGTACCGCCGGCGAAGCGTTGCGCTCCCGCCGCCCAGCCGGTCGACGGGCGGAAGGTCAGCGCCCGGTCGCCGGCCTGCCAGCCGGTGGCCGCCGGTGCCAGGCGCTCCACCAGGTCGGGGCGGACGTAGAGGAAGGCGGTGCCGACCCCGCAGAGCCACTTGTGCGCGCCGCCGAGGACGATGTCGACGCCGAGCGCGGTCACGTCCAGCGGGACCACCCCGACGGTCTGGAAGGCGTCCACCACCACCAGGGCGCCGACGTCGTGGGCGCGGGCGACCAGCCGGGGCAGGTCGACGGTGGCCCCGGAGGAGAAGCTGGCATGCGGTACGCAGACCAGCAGCGTCCGCTCGTCGACCCGGGCCAGCAGGGCGTCCTCGTCGAACCGGGGTCCACCGGTGCCGACCACGTCGAGCCGCGCGCCGTAGCGGCCGAACGCGGTGCCGATGAACGGCACCGTCGGGTACTCCAGGTCGGTGGTGACGATCCGGTCCCGTGGCGGGCGGTAGTCGAAGCAGGACAGCACCCGGGCCAGCAGGGTGCTCAGGTTGGCGTCGGTGACCACGCTGCCGGCGGGTGCGCCGAGCAGCGCGGCCACCGAGTCGGCGTACCGGTCGAGGCCGACGTGCCAGCCCTGCCACACGTCGTCGCGCCAATCGCGCAGGGTCTCCCAGTAGCCGGCGAGCACCTCCTCGACGCCCCGGGGCACCGCGCCGGTCGAGTTGTTGTTCAGGTAGACGCACGTCTCCAGCAGCGGGAACTCGGCGCGCAGGGCGGCGTGGGCGGCGGCGTCGAGGCACCGCGCCGGGAGGGTGTCGGATCCGCTCACTCGGGGCGGCCTCCAATCGGGTCGGTCCGGGATGGACGGGGATCGGTGGACACGGCGGTGAAGACCGGCACGGAGCGGACGGCCGCCAGGTAGGGGGTGCCCTCGGTGTAACCGGTGCCGGTGCGGGAGCCGAGCATCCGGACCGCCAGCCGGTGATGGGTGCGTCGCCAGGTCAGCACGGCCTCGGCGAAGGCCGCCATCTGCTGGCGGACCAGGGTGTGCTCGGTTCCCCGGAGCCGGCCGTCGCGGACCGCCGCCCGGTAGGCCTGGTCGATCGACGGCTGGCCGGCCCGTACCAGGTCGCGCACCTCCGGCACCGACCGGTACGCGGTGGAGTCCAGCCGGGCCGGCTCCGGGGTACGGCACAGCGACTCCATCAGCTTGTAGGAGCGGGACTGGATCGCGCTGGCCCCCTCGGTGTACTCGCGGAACGTCCGGAACGCCGCCGGTTGCATGGTGGCCAGCAGCGAGAACAACGCCCCGGCCCCGCCGATCAGCTCCCGGGCGTACGCCAGCCGGGCGGCGGCCTGGCGGGGTCGACCGGTGCCCAGCGCGGTGATCGTGGCCCGCAGCTCCTCGGCGACCCCGGCGAAGAGGCACTCGTACGCCTGGAGCACCCGGATGAACAGGTACTCGTCGTGGGAGACGTAGACCGGCAACATGCTCAGCCGCAGGACCCGCTCCCGGGCGGC harbors:
- a CDS encoding aminotransferase class V-fold PLP-dependent enzyme; this translates as MSGSDTLPARCLDAAAHAALRAEFPLLETCVYLNNNSTGAVPRGVEEVLAGYWETLRDWRDDVWQGWHVGLDRYADSVAALLGAPAGSVVTDANLSTLLARVLSCFDYRPPRDRIVTTDLEYPTVPFIGTAFGRYGARLDVVGTGGPRFDEDALLARVDERTLLVCVPHASFSSGATVDLPRLVARAHDVGALVVVDAFQTVGVVPLDVTALGVDIVLGGAHKWLCGVGTAFLYVRPDLVERLAPAATGWQAGDRALTFRPSTGWAAGAQRFAGGTPYPLTSLASQVGLDLLAGVGTAAIRRHSLALTQRVLDRAAAAGITVVSPTDPERRGGVVCLDVADGEAVKRRLAARSMICSWRGWLRVGPHVYNTLDEVDAFMDALDEELCR
- a CDS encoding tryptophan 2,3-dioxygenase family protein — its product is MRFVRELTNWSSGTADPEQFPYHAVVAEFNRVGKHFVKKELLALLDQLRAQVNARAAPDRQLSAFLDVALDKWDARYDYLSYLALPLLPLPAVGRRERDRLLVDLVADAVAFELAASTDGTDLLPEQRPGPMLVTKRCRLGVRAGFAALTRLGLAGTVTDPDPVTAAVALHRLAVTGRDAARERVLRLSMLPVYVSHDEYLFIRVLQAYECLFAGVAEELRATITALGTGRPRQAAARLAYARELIGGAGALFSLLATMQPAAFRTFREYTEGASAIQSRSYKLMESLCRTPEPARLDSTAYRSVPEVRDLVRAGQPSIDQAYRAAVRDGRLRGTEHTLVRQQMAAFAEAVLTWRRTHHRLAVRMLGSRTGTGYTEGTPYLAAVRSVPVFTAVSTDPRPSRTDPIGGRPE